Part of the Odocoileus virginianus isolate 20LAN1187 ecotype Illinois chromosome 16, Ovbor_1.2, whole genome shotgun sequence genome is shown below.
CTGTCTGTTTTAATAAGTATACAATTAATATTACACACTAAGGATGTTCTGTGCTATTTATAGAAAAGCACACTCTGTCACTGACCGCAGACAGTGAAGTGCAGGGTGTCTCACTGCCACTTAAACTTTGAGCCTGTGCTGCCAGGGAGGCAGGAAACTCCAGCTCCGTCCGTCTTCAGGCTGGAATGAGGGAGATGCATTGGTACCCCAAGCCTAGGGGAGGGGCTGTCTCATCTCCACTTCCGGCCCAGGCCTGCAGGCCTCCTGCAGCGGACAGTGGGCGGGGCTCACTCGGGTGTGCAATCGCAGGCCCTCGCGCCTGCCGCCACTGTCCCCGCACAGCCTTTCTCCTCTGACATCAAGGACAGCAAGACGGGTTGTGTAGCTGGAGTGGAAGCTTGGAAATGACTGGGGCAGGGGAGTCAGACCTGGGGAGCCCCTTTAGATGACCCCAAAGCGCAGGTGCCCAGGGCTTTCCCTGCCCGCCTGCTGCTGGGTGAATGGGTCCCTGCTTCCATTGTCTGGGTTGGGATGGAGTCATGTGATCTCTACTCTAAGGCCAGGAGGGCGCAACACGAAGCCAGGAGGGTTTAAGTCGGGGAGTGAGATGTGATTAACGTTTTATAAAGTTCTGGACTTTATAAAAGGTGAACTCTGGACTCGGCTCAGTGACAAGAGGGGGCTGGGGGGCCGcgagggaagaaagggagggcaTAAGGGGCCCAGGCCGCAGAATGGGTGCCAGGAGGGAGTGAGGTGGGACCCTCGGCCTGAAGCTCCTTCACACGCTCTTTCTTCCCTGGGGTCCCCCAGGCCTGGAGAGGGGCCGCGGCGGCACGGCTCCCCAGGCCTGACCTTGAGTGAGGCCAGTCTGGCTTCGGGCCACGAAACTGGATCTGAAATGTGAAGAAATGCGGCTATTTCCCGGTTGACGTGGAAGGGATCCGGTTACCATTTGCTCCAGGACGGAAGGGGTTCTCCTcggagggagggcagggagccGGGGCTGAGGGGGGTGTCCCCGCCCGCCCGCGGGGTCCTGGGGAAAACGCAGCGGGGCCGGGTAGCTCGGACCTAGCGGAGAATGAAGCCCGGGTGGCGCGGCCGGTGGGCGAGGCCGGCGCCGGACCgcccgggccgggggcggggcagACGCTGCGCGGGGCGCAGGAACTGCGGCCGGCGGAGGGGCGCGCGGGGCCCCCggcctggggcggggggcagctgAGCCGCAGGGGGCAGAGCCGGGCCGGGCGGGGCGGGCTTGGGCACAGAGGGGCTAGCTTACCCCGGCCCGGCCCCCCGGTCCCGCCTCTCCCCGtcgcccctccctccccggccccctcgcccctccctccccggccccccgcccctcGCGGCCCCCGCCAGGCCCCGGCCTCCGCGCGCCATTCCTGCCGCTGCGCGTCCCGCCAGCCGCGCGCTTCGGCCATGGCGGGCCTGGGGCTGCGACCGGCCAAGGGCTACCGAGTGGTGCTGCTGGGCAGCGTGGCGGTGGGCAAGACGGCGCTCGCCACGCAGTTCGCCTGCGGCAGCTTCCCCGAGCAGTGCGAGCCGTCGGTGGAGGAGCTTTTCAGCAAGGTGATCGAGGTGAACGCGGCGCCCGCCCTGCTGGAGATCGTGGACACGGTGGGCGCCGAGCACCTGGTCACCCTCAAGGACCTGTACATCAAGAACAGCGACGGCTTCGTGGTGCTCTACAGCGTCTGCAGCGAGGCCTCGTTCGAGGCGGTGCGGCCGCTGCGCGAGCGCATGGGCCGGCTGCGGGGGCCCAAGGCCGTGCCGCTGGTGCTCGTGGGCACCAAGGCCGACCTGGATGCCCAGCGCCAGGTGCTGACGGCGCAGGGCCGCGCGCTGGCCCGCGAGTGGCGGTGCCCGTTCCTGGAGGTCACGGCCAAGAGCAAACTGATGGTGGACCAGGTGTTCACGCAGGTGGTGCGCGAGATGGAGGCCCTGGCCCCGCCCGAGGAAGTGGTTCCCGCGGTCCCCACCAACGCGCAGGAGACGTGGCCGTCGGAAAGATTCATCGGCTGACGCGCGGCGGTTCCTCTTGCCTGTATTCATCGCTTTTCGTGATTTCTGAAGCTCCCTTTGCTCCTCTGCGTTTTTAAAGAAAGTTCTTCAGCTGTAAACAAGTGGCTACTTCTATATATTGACTCAAATCGGTGCCTCAGACTGTCCACAGAGCTTCTTAGATATTTGTCGAGAACTTTGCAACTGTATTTACTTCTGACAGTGCTGGGAGGAGAAACCAAAAATCAATTTTTTACCTCCTGTATGAAGAAAGGCTACCCTTTTCTTCAGTGGAATTTGTTACAGGATTTTTGTTTTGGTGATAATTAACACCTTCCAGTGTCATCTGACGTTTGATATTGATTGAGGAACATgaactgaagtttcagctttccATTCCATGAGGCTCTGATGTGTTTCCCTCTCATTTACAGCCTTGAATTGCAGTAGTATTTTCCTCTCTGCGTACTTCTAAATATAGTTATGACATACATAGCCATGGTTTGAAAGGGATACTGTATACTCTGGGAGGGGAAAAATCAACTGTGTACTCGGGCAGAGATAGCTCAGCTCAAAAACCTTCAGTTTTGTAATTGACATCTAGTTGATTTCTACATCTGTCCAtctgtgaatatatatgtgtcgataaaatgaaaataaaatgactttagaAGTCGATAGtttttgatatttgtctttctagaaCTTAAGCTACAGTTCCTAAAGTTTCCGTACATCATATCTTTGGTTTTCAGTTATTTTCCAGGACAAGTTAGTTACTAGAGTGAAAATGGGCCCacatctttctctgtttctgcaGAAGTGCTTTCGactgcaagttttttttttcttgtctctggCCAGAGTCAGATATATTGTCTGAATACCTGCCTAGTTTAACACCAGtactgaaatagaaacaaaacatgAAGAATCTTTTTGCATACTTTTCACGTAACAGTAGAGATCTTTCTTGCactggtttaattttaaaaattggtcttTGATATGAGTTGCTTGTGTTTATTTGCACAAGTTAGCAATTTTACCTCCCCCACtgcaacaaatttttaaaatttaggaaactAGCTTAGCCatttgaagtgaaagtcgctcagtcgtgtccgattctttgtgatcccatggactatacagtccatggaattctcctgg
Proteins encoded:
- the LOC110150488 gene encoding ras-related protein Rap-2c-like, which produces MAGLGLRPAKGYRVVLLGSVAVGKTALATQFACGSFPEQCEPSVEELFSKVIEVNAAPALLEIVDTVGAEHLVTLKDLYIKNSDGFVVLYSVCSEASFEAVRPLRERMGRLRGPKAVPLVLVGTKADLDAQRQVLTAQGRALAREWRCPFLEVTAKSKLMVDQVFTQVVREMEALAPPEEVVPAVPTNAQETWPSERFIG